One Triticum dicoccoides isolate Atlit2015 ecotype Zavitan chromosome 3B, WEW_v2.0, whole genome shotgun sequence genomic window, ATTCTTCAAAGGACCTGTTGTCTTGGAGAAACTAAGGAGTTGTGCTCCATGGCGAGGAAAATAATTTGTCATATGACCTCCACAAATCGAATGTCGTGGAGAGACCCAAGGTGGTCTATAACAACCGGACCGGCAAATACGTGATGTGGATGCACATAGGCGATGCGAACTACACCAAATCCTCAATCAGCGTGGCGACGAGTTATTCTCCCATGGGACCATTCACTTATCTCTACATCAAGCGCCCACATAACTATGAAAGCAGAGACATGACCATTTTCGAGGCCTACCTGATATATTTATCCAAGGGCAACAACGAGCTCCACATTGCGCAGCTAATCGATGACTACCTCGACGTGACCGACAGCATGCGAAGAATTCTCGTCGCACGGTATCGAGAAGCCCTCGCGCTCTTCAAGTTCCGTGACATATACTACATGATAACCTCGGGTTACAGCGGCTGGGCACCGAACACAGCAAGGTGAAAAAAAAATCAGATGGGAAACTACATATATACTGTATGCTATGCAAATATTGCAACATACATGGGTGCCAATGCGGATGCCGATGCTGCCTATCGTATGTTGATATTAACATGGAGGAGGCACATATGTTTGTTGATTCTGTTTCTGGGTTGGCCCTTGAGGGGGAGAGGAAAGCAAACTTCAGCATGCTTCAGGTGCATATCCTCTGTTGTGCTTGTCTCCCTAGATAATTTGGAGCATTGTACGTTTTGTTAAATATGATTAATTACTTAATTTAATGGCAGTTGTGAAAGTTAGAGCACATCCGTGCTTGGCTTTACTTCATTAGTAGCTGGCATTCAGTAATTAATATGAAACTATTTGTGAAAGTTAGGCCCAGAGAAAGTGTGCCCTGTTTTTCTCAGATAACTACTTCTCGTTATATACTATGACTAAATTAAGTAGGCTTGTACAATAAGCTTCATTGATTCACTTACAGAAACTGAACTGCTGTTGTGTTAATGCATTACAGTCATCCTTAAATACCTTGTGGTTGGTTGCCATGTCTGCCAAATAATTGCTTGCTGAAGCACTGGTCCTAAACCTATAGTTAGGCTCATGACCTGTTCATTGATCCGTCTGGCTGACAATATATATTTATCTGCCATTGGCAAATTTCTGCTCTTTGGCTGACAATGGTCCGAATGGAGGTCAAACTAGCATTCCCCCAGGACAGACCGCCACTTTCCGTCATTTCAGCCGCAAAGATTGCAGGTGTTTCTGTAATCATTGATCCGACCCTTGCCTCAGGTTCAGTGCCCACACTACACTTCAGTTCTGGGTAAGTGATCAATGTTCAATTATACCTTTTAGGTTCCCTCCTCTCTCTGATTAACTACCACATTTCCTTTACTTTATACACGAACTGTGGAAACTTTATTACGGTGATATATGTTTGAATAGTTTTTTTTGAAGAGCTATATATGTTTGAATAATTACTGTAGTTGACTCTGAAGATTGGCTCTTATTTTAATCTCCTCATCCTAATATTCCTGGTTCCAGAAAATTGTGTTGATGGCACTGACGACTGTTAGAACATCATGTGTCAACCAAAAGAGTTTTATTTGTGAGATATGACAGTATTTTTGTACGGTATTTTGTAGTGTCTCAGTGAAGCTATCATGATTCTGCACAGGGATTTTATACATGGTGTCAACACAGTTCTCCGGTACATTGCACGTGTTGCATCTGTttccagcttctatggccaggacgATATTCAGGCAGCACATGTATGTTCTGGTTTTACGATGTTTGTCATTGATTTTCACTATGATCTCTCTGTGTCCTGAGTTGCTATTGTTTGCAAATCTGTAGGTTGACCAATGGCTCAAGTACGCACCAACTCATTCTCTCAGGCTCTGAATTTGAAGCTGCTTGCTCATTTCTTGATGGATACTTGGCAACTCGAACCTTTTTGGTTGGTTATGGTCTATCAATTGCTGACATTGTCGTGTGGTCAAATCTCACAGGTAATTTACATGGCTTCTTTCATCATTGAGTAATTTATTCGTCTCCCCCTCTCTTTTTGTCTTACCTTGAGAGGTCACAACTCTTTTCTTCAGGAACCAGTTTTTCTTGTATCACCATGCAGTATTGTACCGATTCAATATGACTAATTTCCTTGAACTAATGCCTTAGTATGTATGTAATAATTTGTGCAGGTCACCATGGTTGTTCCATTGTCATATCATTCCTCATATGCTGCTGTTTAGCATCACAAAAGAAGAAGGCCAGAGTTATTTCTTCCTTTTGGATATTTTCCATCATAACTAGCAGCCAATCTGAGCCGAATATGTGAAGTAATTTCCGTAAGTTAAGTTTTGGTGCTCCTAACTTTGAACTAGAATCTTAGCGCTTATTTT contains:
- the LOC119282289 gene encoding glutamate--tRNA ligase, cytoplasmic-like translates to MVRMEVKLAFPQDRPPLSVISAAKIAGVSVIIDPTLASGSVPTLHFSSGDFIHGVNTVLRYIARVASVSSFYGQDDIQAAHVDQWLKYAPTHSLRL